A window of Aquipuribacter sp. SD81 contains these coding sequences:
- a CDS encoding ABC transporter ATP-binding protein produces the protein MATIELHNIVKVYGDGFAAVDDVSIDIEDGEFVILVGPSGSGKSTLLRMIAGLEDITSGDLLIDGTRVNEKAPRDRGLAMVFQNYALYPHLTVYENIAFPLRLSKHKVKEKELDEAVRNAAGLLELEEHLERKPANLSGGQRQRVAMGRALVREANAFLFDEPLSNLDAKLRGQMRTEIARLQRRLGTTTVYVTHDQTEAMTLGDRVAVLRRGVMQQIASPRELYEQPVNLFVAGFIGSPPMNFVPGRVEGSTLHLPFGDVPLPEAMVEQAGGREVVVAGIRPEHFEDASIVDTPDDGVTFDAEVDVTEWLGDQLYAYVPFEAEGDVRRKLDELDRELDGEGMRTQLVVALDGQSKVRDGSRATLWLDTRRMHLFDPETGDNLTRDEEEATRLGRESADARKEAIERERRRRDGDADGAGEGTRTVDVRDKEGARA, from the coding sequence GTGGCCACCATCGAGCTCCACAACATCGTCAAGGTCTACGGCGACGGCTTCGCGGCGGTCGACGACGTCAGCATCGACATCGAGGACGGCGAGTTCGTCATCCTCGTCGGCCCGTCCGGGTCGGGGAAGTCGACCCTGCTCCGCATGATCGCCGGGCTGGAGGACATCACCTCCGGCGACCTCCTCATCGACGGCACCCGCGTCAACGAGAAGGCCCCCCGCGACCGCGGCCTCGCGATGGTGTTCCAGAACTACGCCCTGTACCCCCACCTCACGGTGTACGAGAACATCGCCTTCCCGCTCCGGCTGTCCAAGCACAAGGTCAAGGAGAAGGAGCTCGACGAGGCGGTCCGCAACGCGGCGGGGCTGCTCGAGCTCGAGGAGCACCTCGAGCGCAAGCCGGCGAACCTGTCCGGCGGCCAGCGCCAGCGCGTCGCCATGGGCCGGGCCCTCGTGCGGGAGGCCAACGCGTTCCTCTTCGACGAGCCGCTGTCGAACCTCGACGCCAAGCTGCGCGGGCAGATGCGGACGGAGATCGCGCGGCTGCAGCGCCGGCTCGGCACGACCACGGTGTACGTCACCCACGACCAGACCGAGGCGATGACCCTCGGCGACCGGGTCGCGGTGCTGCGGCGCGGGGTCATGCAGCAGATCGCGAGCCCGCGCGAGCTGTACGAGCAGCCCGTCAACCTCTTCGTCGCCGGGTTCATCGGCAGCCCGCCCATGAACTTCGTGCCGGGCAGGGTCGAGGGGTCGACGCTCCACCTGCCCTTCGGTGACGTGCCGCTGCCGGAGGCGATGGTCGAGCAGGCGGGCGGCCGCGAGGTCGTCGTGGCGGGCATCCGGCCGGAGCACTTCGAGGACGCCTCCATCGTCGACACGCCCGACGACGGCGTCACCTTCGACGCCGAGGTCGACGTCACCGAGTGGCTCGGCGACCAGCTCTACGCCTACGTGCCCTTCGAGGCGGAGGGCGACGTGCGCCGCAAGCTCGACGAGCTCGACCGCGAGCTCGACGGCGAGGGCATGCGCACCCAGCTCGTCGTCGCCCTCGACGGGCAGAGCAAGGTGCGCGACGGGTCGCGGGCGACGCTGTGGCTCGACACCCGGCGCATGCACCTGTTCGACCCGGAGACCGGCGACAACCTCACGCGTGACGAGGAGGAGGCGACCCGGCTCGGCCGGGAGAGCGCCGACGCGCGCAAGGAGGCGATCGAGCGGGAGCGGCGCCGGCGCGACGGCGACGCCGACGGTGCGGGCGAGGGCACGCGGACCGTCGACGTCCGCGACAAGGAGGGTGCGCGCGCCTGA
- a CDS encoding winged helix-turn-helix domain-containing protein: MSGGASSPPGTATAGPSGGHPRHDLDPLLLHGVRFSVLAVVVSADKVAFAHVRDTVEVSDSVLSRQLTALEEAGYLEVSKVAEGRRARTWLAPTAQGRTAFAQHRRALERIATA, encoded by the coding sequence GTGAGCGGCGGCGCGAGCAGCCCCCCCGGCACGGCGACGGCCGGACCGTCCGGCGGCCACCCCCGCCACGACCTCGACCCGCTGCTGCTGCACGGCGTGCGGTTCTCGGTCCTCGCCGTCGTCGTCTCGGCGGACAAGGTCGCCTTCGCCCACGTGCGGGACACCGTCGAGGTGAGCGACTCCGTGCTCAGCCGTCAGCTGACCGCGCTGGAGGAGGCCGGCTACCTCGAGGTCAGCAAGGTCGCCGAGGGTCGGCGGGCGCGGACGTGGCTCGCGCCCACCGCGCAGGGGCGGACCGCCTTCGCGCAGCACCGGCGCGCCCTCGAGCGGATCGCCACCGCCTGA